The sequence below is a genomic window from Candidatus Dependentiae bacterium.
ATCGTACGTCAACGCGGTACAAGAGTTCATCCAGGTAAATCTGTAGGTCTTGGTAATGATCATACGCTTTTTGCTAAAGCACCAGGATTTATTAAGTTTCATTATGGTCATAAAGGCCGAAAATACGTTTCAGTTATTCAACACTCATAGTTGTTTATTTAAATATATAAAATTTTAATGGACAGAACGTTGAGTGCGTCGTAGAATAAAACTCTGTTATGAAGTTACATTGTACTAAAAAGTCTAGTTGACGGAGAGTCTCATGATTAATATTTTGCAGTATCGCAAATTGAGTGCCATAGTTTCACTTACCATTTTATTAGCAGCCGGTGTATTGTTTGTGTATCGCATGCAAACACGAGGCTATGCGTTTACTTATAGTGTTGATTTTACAGGTGGAACGCAGATTTTACTTAAATTTAATAAAGATACTACAGCTTCAGATATCAACAGTGCTCTCAATGAAGAATGGCCAAATGCTGTTTTACGTCAATTTGAAAAAGACGAATATTTAGTACGTGTGAAAGAATTCTCTAATGACCCGCAGGGCTTATCAGCACGCATGGTTGATGCAATAAAAAAAGCTCATCCAGATTATGAAATTACAGTTTTAGAAAATGAAGCTGTTGGAGCTGGCGTTGGACAAACGCTGCGTTATAAGTCGTTAATGGCGATTTTTTATGCATTATTAGCAATGCTTGGATATATTGCTGTTAGATTTTGGTCGATTGGCTTTGCCGTTGGTTCTGTTGTAGCATTAATACATGATGCGCTTATCATGCTGGCA
It includes:
- the secF gene encoding protein translocase subunit SecF — encoded protein: MINILQYRKLSAIVSLTILLAAGVLFVYRMQTRGYAFTYSVDFTGGTQILLKFNKDTTASDINSALNEEWPNAVLRQFEKDEYLVRVKEFSNDPQGLSARMVDAIKKAHPDYEITVLENEAVGAGVGQTLRYKSLMAIFYALLAMLGYIAVRFWSIGFAVGSVVALIHDALIMLAVFLIFGREISTNVIAAVLAVLGYSINDTIVIYSQIRENLKTLNRSSIYDIVNISLNQTMRRTLLTSISTGLTVGAMFVLGGEALRSFSLALLIGIVFGTYSSIFIASPIVMFFYRNKDKTVLQ
- the rpmA gene encoding 50S ribosomal protein L27 encodes the protein MATSKSGGSTQNGRDSQSKRLGVKLFDGQKVTGGEIIVRQRGTRVHPGKSVGLGNDHTLFAKAPGFIKFHYGHKGRKYVSVIQHS